One window from the genome of Pseudoalteromonas sp. '520P1 No. 423' encodes:
- a CDS encoding DUF3299 domain-containing protein — MQNLKAILVASLMAVTSFSSYAGPSKELFWDELIPKGHVQLEQQDASSHNENTQANWVQPDLDAPVVQELNGKTVSIPGFVVPLEGDDELITEFLLVPYFGACIHVPPPPPNQIVHVIIKDGVPIDSLYDAIVVTGELSTKGWSGEIAEVGYTMKGIGVAPFEG, encoded by the coding sequence ATGCAAAATTTAAAAGCAATTTTAGTGGCGAGTTTAATGGCTGTTACGTCATTTTCAAGTTACGCAGGCCCTTCTAAAGAGTTATTTTGGGATGAGCTTATTCCTAAAGGTCATGTGCAATTAGAGCAACAAGATGCAAGTAGCCATAACGAAAATACACAAGCGAACTGGGTGCAACCCGATTTAGATGCGCCAGTTGTGCAAGAATTAAATGGTAAAACTGTCAGTATTCCTGGCTTTGTAGTGCCGCTTGAAGGCGATGATGAACTCATCACTGAGTTTTTATTAGTGCCTTATTTTGGTGCTTGTATTCATGTGCCACCACCACCGCCAAATCAAATTGTGCATGTGATCATAAAAGACGGTGTACCAATTGATAGCTTATACGATGCAATTGTTGTAACAGGTGAGCTTTCAACTAAAGGTTGGAGCGGTGAAATTGCCGAAGTAGGCTACACAATGAAAGGCATTGGTGTAGCACCATTTGAGGGTTAA
- a CDS encoding ABC transporter permease — protein MNMFTLAQKSLLNRKSTVLLTLLTIAVSVMLLLGVERIRTQAKASFANTISGTDLIVGARTGSTNLLLYSVFRIGHATHNVSWQSYENIKKHRTVKWAIPLSLGDSHKGFPVLGTTTDYFEHYKFGNKQHLTFAQGHAFEKPSDIVLGAAIAKKLGYKLNDKIVVSHGAGNTSFHHHDEHPFTVAGILKPTGTPLDKTLHLPIIAIDKMHGSSTNTQNHDHDHDHDHDHDHDHDHHNHDIDLIGEPKQITAFLLGLNSRIGVLSLQRSINTDANLTKNEALLAIIPGLTLRQLWEMLSMVEQVLLVISGFVVVSGLLGMLTSLLTSLNQRRRELAILRSLGARPWQIGMLLVSESVLLTATGCIIGIGLLYAVQLATAAQLQELSGLQLSLTWLTQHEILLIAGVLLSGLLVGLIPAWRAYKYSLSDGMSIRV, from the coding sequence ATGAATATGTTTACTTTGGCACAAAAAAGCCTACTCAACCGTAAATCAACAGTATTGCTAACCTTATTAACCATAGCCGTAAGCGTCATGTTATTGCTAGGTGTAGAACGCATCCGTACACAAGCTAAAGCCAGTTTTGCAAATACTATATCGGGCACAGATTTAATTGTTGGTGCACGGACAGGTTCAACTAATTTATTGCTATATTCGGTTTTCAGAATTGGTCATGCTACGCATAATGTTAGCTGGCAAAGTTATGAAAATATAAAAAAACATCGCACTGTAAAATGGGCGATTCCGTTATCGTTAGGGGATTCCCATAAAGGATTCCCTGTACTTGGTACCACAACAGATTATTTTGAACACTACAAGTTTGGTAATAAACAGCATTTAACTTTTGCACAAGGGCATGCTTTTGAAAAACCATCTGATATTGTTTTGGGTGCTGCAATCGCCAAAAAACTGGGTTATAAACTTAACGATAAAATAGTAGTGTCTCATGGCGCAGGCAATACCAGCTTTCATCATCATGATGAGCATCCGTTTACTGTAGCTGGTATTTTAAAACCAACAGGTACACCGCTAGACAAAACATTACACCTACCGATAATAGCAATAGATAAGATGCATGGTTCTAGCACGAACACTCAAAATCACGATCACGATCACGATCACGATCACGATCACGATCACGATCACGATCATCATAACCATGACATAGATTTGATTGGTGAACCAAAGCAAATTACAGCCTTTTTATTAGGGCTAAATTCGCGTATTGGGGTTTTATCTTTACAACGCAGTATTAATACAGATGCTAACTTAACTAAAAATGAAGCTTTATTGGCGATTATTCCTGGGCTTACATTACGTCAACTATGGGAAATGCTCTCTATGGTTGAGCAAGTTTTATTAGTTATTTCAGGCTTTGTAGTCGTTTCAGGCTTATTAGGCATGTTAACTAGCTTATTAACCAGCTTAAACCAACGCCGCCGCGAGCTGGCAATTTTACGCTCACTTGGGGCAAGGCCATGGCAAATAGGCATGTTATTAGTCAGTGAATCTGTACTACTGACCGCAACAGGCTGTATTATAGGCATAGGATTATTATATGCTGTGCAATTAGCGACAGCCGCGCAATTACAAGAGTTATCTGGTTTGCAATTATCGCTCACTTGGTTAACACAACATGAAATATTATTAATAGCGGGTGTATTATTGTCTGGATTATTAGTCGGTTTAATACCAGCTTGGCGCGCTTACAAATACTCACTCAGCGATGGCATGAGCATTAGAGTTTAA
- a CDS encoding ABC transporter ATP-binding protein translates to MISIKGLSFSWPKQHAILKINELEIKKGESIFLQGPSGSGKSTLLSLLAGINQPSSGKIEILNTNLNELSAGQRDKFRAKHIGYIFQMFNLLPYLSVIENVTLACEFSTKRKVKALQKSKTVIDEAKRLLDHLEIPEHLFDQKILNLSIGQQQRVASARALIGSPELLIADEPTSALDQASREAFIKLLFKECKSAGTTLLFVSHDETLKPLFERYVCLKTINEAC, encoded by the coding sequence ATGATTTCAATTAAAGGGCTCAGTTTTAGCTGGCCAAAACAACACGCTATTTTAAAAATAAATGAACTTGAGATAAAAAAAGGCGAAAGCATTTTTTTACAAGGCCCGAGCGGCTCAGGTAAATCAACTTTACTGTCATTACTGGCAGGTATAAACCAGCCTAGCAGCGGTAAAATAGAAATATTAAATACAAATTTAAATGAATTATCGGCAGGTCAAAGAGATAAATTTAGAGCTAAGCATATAGGTTATATTTTTCAAATGTTTAACCTATTACCTTATTTATCTGTTATTGAAAATGTCACGCTTGCGTGTGAGTTTTCTACAAAAAGAAAAGTTAAGGCCCTGCAAAAAAGCAAAACCGTCATTGATGAAGCTAAACGCTTATTAGATCATTTAGAAATCCCTGAACATTTATTTGATCAAAAAATTTTAAACTTAAGCATAGGTCAGCAACAACGTGTAGCCAGCGCACGCGCTTTAATTGGCAGCCCTGAATTATTAATTGCTGACGAACCTACTTCAGCACTTGATCAAGCAAGTCGTGAAGCTTTTATAAAACTGCTATTTAAAGAATGTAAAAGTGCCGGCACTACTTTGTTATTTGTAAGTCATGATGAAACATTAAAGCCCTTATTTGAGCGCTATGTATGTTTAAAAACAATCAATGAGGCCTGCTAA
- a CDS encoding NAD(P)/FAD-dependent oxidoreductase, whose amino-acid sequence MKQFDVVIIGAGAAGLMAAATAGYKGRSVAVLDMGKKPGRKILISGGGRCNFTNENASPENYLCQNPHFVKSALSRYTQHDFIELVDRHGLEYHHKTLGQLFCDNSASDIVDILMTECEWAGVSHFLRNEVTSVEKTESGYLVSTSEDDFECNSLIVASGGLTMPKLGASPIGYKIAEQFGLNVLPTTAALVPFTLHDHDKQRFDGLSGISVDTQVTSEDGTQFRENILFTHRGLSGPAILQISSFWQAGQTVTIDLLPDTPITELLENWGEQHSQKSLKNMLVTILPKRFIEAMITQGDIIDKTIKQLEHGEIAALSDYIHNWKIKPNGTEGYRTAEVTLGGVDTNELSSKTFEAKKAPGLYFIGEVIDVTGWLGGYNFQFAWSSGVACGGAV is encoded by the coding sequence ATGAAACAGTTTGACGTAGTAATTATCGGTGCAGGCGCAGCAGGTTTAATGGCCGCAGCTACCGCAGGTTATAAAGGCCGCAGTGTTGCAGTATTAGATATGGGCAAAAAGCCAGGTCGTAAAATTTTAATTAGCGGCGGTGGTCGTTGTAATTTTACCAACGAAAATGCCAGCCCAGAAAATTACTTATGTCAAAACCCGCATTTTGTTAAATCAGCATTAAGTCGTTATACACAACATGATTTTATTGAGTTGGTGGATCGCCATGGTCTTGAATATCATCATAAAACATTAGGCCAATTATTCTGTGATAACAGTGCGTCTGATATCGTAGATATTTTAATGACCGAATGTGAATGGGCAGGTGTATCGCATTTTTTGCGTAATGAAGTGACTTCAGTTGAAAAAACTGAATCGGGGTATTTAGTGTCTACCAGTGAAGATGATTTTGAATGTAATTCACTGATTGTAGCTTCTGGTGGGTTAACTATGCCAAAACTTGGTGCCTCGCCAATAGGTTATAAGATTGCTGAACAGTTTGGTTTAAATGTATTACCAACCACTGCGGCATTAGTGCCATTTACTTTGCATGATCACGATAAACAAAGGTTTGATGGTTTATCTGGCATAAGTGTTGATACACAAGTGACAAGCGAAGATGGCACGCAATTTCGCGAAAATATATTGTTCACTCATCGCGGTTTATCAGGTCCTGCAATTTTACAAATTTCTTCTTTTTGGCAAGCCGGCCAAACAGTTACAATCGATCTTTTACCTGATACGCCTATTACTGAATTACTTGAAAACTGGGGAGAGCAGCATAGCCAAAAATCACTTAAAAACATGTTAGTGACTATATTGCCTAAGCGATTTATTGAAGCGATGATCACCCAAGGAGACATCATTGATAAAACCATTAAACAGCTTGAACATGGCGAAATAGCAGCTTTAAGTGACTACATTCACAATTGGAAAATTAAACCAAATGGTACAGAAGGTTACAGAACAGCCGAAGTGACTTTAGGTGGTGTAGATACCAACGAATTATCTTCTAAAACTTTTGAAGCTAAAAAAGCGCCTGGCCTATACTTTATAGGAGAAGTAATAGATGTAACTGGCTGGCTAGGAGGGTATAACTTCCAGTTTGCGTGGAGCTCTGGTGTTGCCTGTGGTGGTGCGGTTTAG
- a CDS encoding AraC family transcriptional regulator: MESTALFAINLSTLIIIIFSAHLLCLRAFERQTYLPLAIFLLSIGIVICQPTLANLADQLRPTMIILSLPAILLTAPSFWFYVEGITAKKPWQLNQMHKKHFILFIIGSIVALMGLFIPFDIQYALLINDDESIFDKITPTEKSTTIATLIATVLLVLAWIAQSGFYLYKVIKRLTQYREHLKSLFASTEVKEARWISWLLLAIAIVWAATAANIIVNNILFSNEVNATVSGLIILIMTWSVAIWGLRQKPGFEELYDADEDIQQILEDTPAQSEKYQRSALDNQNAVKIAEKIEQAMQQDQLYLDAALSLQKLAKHINTSPNYISQTLNETLGANFFDYINQYRINEAKKQLKETKNTVLDIAMNVGFNAKSSFYTAFKKETQQTPSQYRKVRLK; encoded by the coding sequence ATGGAAAGCACTGCACTGTTTGCAATTAACTTATCAACACTTATTATCATTATTTTTAGCGCTCATTTGTTATGTTTACGTGCTTTTGAACGTCAAACATATTTGCCATTAGCTATATTTTTATTATCCATTGGTATTGTTATTTGTCAGCCTACATTAGCTAATTTAGCTGATCAGTTACGACCTACTATGATCATACTTTCACTGCCTGCTATTTTATTAACAGCACCTAGTTTTTGGTTTTATGTAGAAGGTATTACTGCCAAAAAGCCTTGGCAACTTAATCAAATGCATAAAAAGCATTTTATATTATTCATAATAGGATCAATTGTTGCCTTGATGGGGTTATTTATACCATTCGATATTCAGTATGCTTTGCTAATTAATGATGATGAAAGTATTTTCGACAAAATCACTCCAACAGAAAAATCTACAACGATAGCAACGCTTATTGCAACCGTATTACTGGTACTTGCATGGATAGCTCAATCAGGTTTTTATCTTTATAAGGTGATAAAAAGATTAACGCAATATAGAGAACATTTAAAAAGCCTATTTGCCAGTACAGAAGTTAAAGAGGCTCGATGGATCAGTTGGTTATTACTCGCTATTGCAATTGTATGGGCTGCGACTGCTGCCAACATTATCGTAAACAACATATTATTTTCGAACGAAGTTAACGCAACAGTATCTGGTTTGATTATTTTAATTATGACTTGGAGTGTTGCTATTTGGGGGCTGCGCCAAAAACCTGGATTTGAAGAACTATATGATGCTGATGAAGATATTCAACAAATACTAGAAGATACTCCCGCACAATCAGAAAAGTACCAGCGTTCAGCTTTAGATAATCAAAACGCAGTAAAAATAGCAGAAAAAATAGAACAAGCTATGCAACAAGATCAACTCTATTTAGATGCAGCATTGTCTTTGCAAAAACTCGCTAAACATATCAACACCTCACCTAATTACATTTCACAAACGCTGAATGAAACATTAGGCGCTAATTTTTTTGATTATATTAATCAGTACCGAATCAATGAAGCAAAAAAGCAATTAAAAGAAACTAAAAACACTGTTTTAGATATCGCGATGAATGTGGGTTTTAATGCAAAATCATCTTTTTACACTGCATTTAAAAAAGAAACCCAGCAAACACCAAGTCAATATCGTAAAGTGAGGCTTAAGTAG
- a CDS encoding DUF2306 domain-containing protein has protein sequence MMLSKTNNIDSSNTPYNWPVVGTLLFLTGIAGIPAMFGVAMVALAVVGLGGEPSFISSIHFSKPGAMFVHGGAGILFFLTMPFQFSPKVRAANPKRHKLAGRIAVISGCIMAISGVWMHNVLSPESQGVRYSILIITSMAICSSFLIALFYVIKGNIQVHQLWMARSVAIVLAAITPLFLDILILIIFSNFEVIYTMLTQFQYDYGRLLGIVINLSIVEIIMRKKQLKRLT, from the coding sequence ATGATGTTATCTAAAACTAATAATATTGACTCATCAAATACACCTTACAATTGGCCCGTGGTTGGCACATTACTTTTTTTAACTGGAATTGCGGGCATACCAGCTATGTTTGGTGTCGCTATGGTCGCTTTGGCAGTAGTAGGACTTGGAGGTGAACCATCGTTTATTAGTAGTATTCATTTTAGTAAGCCTGGGGCAATGTTTGTACATGGGGGAGCGGGTATTTTATTTTTCTTAACGATGCCATTTCAATTTTCACCTAAAGTGCGTGCTGCTAATCCGAAACGACATAAATTAGCAGGTCGCATTGCTGTGATTTCAGGTTGTATTATGGCGATATCAGGTGTGTGGATGCATAATGTGTTGTCGCCTGAATCTCAGGGAGTACGTTACAGTATTCTTATAATAACGAGTATGGCTATTTGTAGCAGTTTTTTAATTGCACTTTTTTATGTAATTAAAGGGAATATTCAAGTTCATCAGTTATGGATGGCACGATCCGTTGCAATCGTTTTGGCGGCTATTACACCGCTATTTTTAGATATTCTTATTTTAATCATATTCAGTAACTTTGAGGTAATTTATACAATGTTAACGCAATTTCAGTACGATTATGGTCGGCTATTAGGTATCGTTATCAATTTATCTATTGTTGAAATAATCATGCGTAAAAAGCAATTAAAGCGCTTAACTTAG
- a CDS encoding fasciclin domain-containing protein, producing MILLITSLFLLQACSDNDNDKKETVTLPEPVVTTIVDAAVANGSFTTLVTALQATGLDATLSDPDAKFTVFAPTDDAFELLGEDTINGLLADTETLSDILTYHVISGEVDAATALASVGNTVEMFNGDMVGLSLDGDNLLVNTATVITTDLQTDNGIIHVIDAVILPPKDKGEPTMNIVETAVNAGNFTTLVTALQAAGLDGALADETKEFTVFAPTDEAFNLLGADTIAALLADTETLSNILLQHVVETTVSSTAAFTLNGKQATTLSGAMVPININSETDSLTFGGAKIVMSDLYTTNGVIHVIDMVVVADVVVPEPAMSIVDVATQAGNFNTLVAALTATGLNETLANLDAQYTVFAPSDEAFALLGEDTINALLADPEALSNILLYHVVSDAKVMQDQAVTIAQSDNKMITMTNSQKASLSLTDSTLYVNKSAVSAANIMADNGVIHVVDQVILPPSVKVDSSMSIVDVAVSNPEFSTLVTALTAADLVSTLDDDAGTFTVFAPTNNAFSKIDSAALSALLADTTALTNVLLKHVVGAEVNALSAYAANGAMVETLSGDKVSVDLVNFTKTTNSESDEVAYNALSEMLVGGMNSQSDGFTVYVFDNDLGTSGSTCNDTCAANWPPVLVTDGAVDNIPGLSTITRDDNTMQAAYLGRPLYFYVGDTTKGDMKGQGVNDAWWTVKQQQVSLQVQGTNVTTTDIYTSNGVIHVIDTVIN from the coding sequence ATGATACTTCTAATTACAAGCTTATTTTTATTACAAGCTTGTAGTGACAATGATAATGACAAAAAAGAAACCGTTACCTTACCTGAGCCAGTTGTAACGACAATAGTCGATGCCGCAGTTGCTAATGGTAGTTTTACAACCTTAGTTACAGCACTACAGGCAACAGGACTCGATGCGACGTTATCAGATCCAGATGCTAAGTTTACAGTATTCGCGCCAACAGATGATGCTTTTGAATTATTAGGCGAAGATACAATTAATGGGTTACTTGCAGATACCGAAACATTATCAGATATCCTAACTTATCATGTTATTAGTGGTGAAGTTGACGCAGCAACAGCTTTAGCCAGTGTTGGTAATACAGTTGAAATGTTCAATGGCGATATGGTTGGGCTGTCACTCGATGGCGATAATTTACTCGTTAATACTGCTACAGTTATTACTACCGACTTACAAACAGATAATGGCATTATCCATGTAATTGATGCTGTTATTTTACCGCCTAAAGATAAAGGCGAACCAACAATGAATATTGTTGAAACAGCAGTTAATGCAGGTAATTTCACTACCTTAGTAACAGCATTACAAGCGGCTGGTTTAGACGGTGCATTAGCAGACGAAACTAAAGAATTTACAGTGTTTGCACCAACTGATGAGGCTTTTAATCTTTTAGGCGCTGATACGATTGCTGCACTATTAGCTGATACTGAAACGCTTTCAAATATCTTATTACAGCATGTTGTAGAAACAACAGTATCTTCAACAGCAGCCTTCACTTTGAATGGGAAGCAAGCGACAACTTTATCTGGTGCGATGGTCCCAATTAACATTAATAGTGAAACAGATAGTTTAACCTTTGGCGGTGCTAAAATTGTGATGTCAGATCTTTACACTACCAATGGGGTAATACATGTAATTGATATGGTGGTTGTTGCTGATGTTGTAGTGCCTGAGCCTGCAATGAGTATTGTTGATGTAGCAACGCAAGCAGGGAATTTTAATACTTTAGTTGCTGCGCTAACTGCGACCGGTTTAAACGAAACATTAGCTAATTTAGATGCACAATATACAGTATTTGCGCCTTCAGATGAGGCTTTTGCATTATTAGGTGAAGATACAATCAATGCCTTGTTAGCTGATCCTGAAGCTCTGAGTAATATATTGCTTTACCACGTTGTATCAGACGCTAAAGTTATGCAAGATCAAGCTGTTACTATCGCGCAATCAGATAACAAAATGATTACTATGACCAATTCACAAAAGGCAAGTTTATCATTAACTGATTCTACATTATATGTGAATAAATCAGCAGTTTCAGCTGCTAATATTATGGCAGATAATGGTGTGATCCATGTTGTAGACCAGGTTATTTTACCGCCTAGTGTAAAAGTTGACTCTTCAATGAGTATTGTTGATGTTGCAGTATCAAATCCAGAATTTTCTACTTTAGTAACCGCACTAACAGCTGCCGACCTTGTATCTACTCTTGATGATGACGCTGGTACATTCACTGTATTTGCACCAACCAATAATGCATTTTCAAAAATTGATAGTGCTGCACTGAGTGCGTTATTAGCAGATACCACTGCATTAACTAATGTTTTACTTAAACACGTTGTGGGTGCTGAAGTAAATGCTTTGTCTGCTTATGCGGCAAATGGCGCCATGGTTGAAACACTTTCAGGTGATAAAGTCAGTGTTGATTTAGTTAATTTTACTAAAACGACCAATAGTGAATCTGATGAGGTTGCATACAATGCTTTATCTGAAATGTTAGTGGGTGGCATGAACTCACAATCAGATGGTTTTACAGTATACGTATTTGATAATGACTTAGGGACTTCAGGTAGTACATGTAATGATACGTGCGCCGCTAACTGGCCACCAGTATTAGTGACAGATGGTGCTGTTGATAACATTCCTGGACTTTCAACAATTACCCGTGATGACAATACAATGCAGGCTGCATATTTAGGCCGCCCACTTTATTTTTATGTTGGCGATACCACCAAAGGTGATATGAAAGGTCAAGGTGTAAACGATGCTTGGTGGACTGTGAAGCAGCAACAAGTATCACTGCAAGTGCAAGGTACCAATGTTACAACAACAGATATTTATACATCTAATGGTGTGATCCATGTAATAGATACTGTGATCAATTGA